A single genomic interval of Agarivorans aestuarii harbors:
- a CDS encoding DM13 domain-containing protein: MLLQATLKWSTTLLLACLLAACGGGGGSDGGTPSQPLTGAQLFSQAEPAGNQFSCSTCHAASENAQGLDAQQLHRPAHSLLNATRRNAFYNGTFSEVIDAVNNCRVDWMDASPYVSDSNDWLALEEYLVGLSDSGDATEIAFNQLAAVSDFSAADISAGHDLFNQTCATCHGQNAAGTGLARTLVGSGLSAQQVANKVRNSGPSTSSYFTNLSGGNMPFWSEQRLSDQELVDIASYVESINGPQSFSCNASDHPKVGQVAMLSTLSHNVSGRVEIIDNCTIEVTGFNYDGGGPDVLFYGAPSSDYTQGGFAIGDIINGPMYNNDTLRLSLANAQQLDQLAGISVWCRDFSVSFGDGLFN, encoded by the coding sequence ATGTTACTTCAAGCAACTTTAAAATGGTCCACCACGCTGTTATTAGCGTGTTTACTTGCTGCCTGTGGAGGTGGAGGAGGAAGTGATGGTGGAACGCCTTCACAGCCCTTAACCGGCGCGCAACTATTTAGCCAAGCAGAGCCCGCTGGTAATCAATTTTCTTGTAGCACTTGTCATGCTGCCAGTGAAAATGCGCAAGGCTTAGATGCGCAGCAACTTCATCGGCCGGCGCATTCTTTGTTAAACGCTACCCGCCGAAATGCCTTTTATAATGGTACGTTTAGCGAAGTGATTGATGCGGTAAACAATTGTCGAGTCGATTGGATGGATGCAAGCCCTTATGTTAGCGACAGTAATGATTGGTTGGCATTAGAAGAATATTTAGTAGGCTTGAGCGATAGTGGTGATGCAACAGAAATTGCCTTTAATCAGCTTGCAGCCGTTAGTGATTTTAGTGCAGCGGATATAAGCGCTGGGCATGATCTATTTAATCAAACTTGTGCTACTTGCCACGGACAAAATGCCGCAGGGACCGGGCTAGCAAGAACGCTTGTGGGCAGCGGCTTAAGTGCTCAACAAGTGGCTAATAAGGTACGTAATTCGGGGCCTAGTACTAGCAGCTATTTCACCAATCTCTCTGGTGGTAACATGCCGTTTTGGAGTGAGCAACGACTCAGCGACCAAGAGCTAGTAGACATTGCAAGTTATGTTGAGAGCATTAATGGGCCGCAAAGCTTTAGTTGTAATGCTAGCGACCACCCTAAAGTTGGCCAAGTCGCCATGTTAAGCACACTTTCTCACAATGTGAGCGGGCGGGTAGAGATCATCGACAATTGTACAATTGAAGTCACCGGATTCAATTACGATGGTGGTGGTCCAGACGTATTATTTTATGGTGCTCCAAGCAGCGATTATACCCAAGGTGGTTTTGCTATCGGCGACATTATTAATGGCCCGATGTATAACAACGATACCTTAAGGCTAAGCTTAGCCAATGCCCAACAGTTAGATCAGCTAGCCGGCATTAGTGTATGGTGTCGAGATTTCAGCGTAAGTTTTGGCGACGGTTTATTTAATTAA
- a CDS encoding cystathionine beta-lyase: MKKSTKIVSAGRDKKWTQGLVNPPVSRGSTVVFNSVKEMKQATAKRHDKTLFYGRRGTQTHFAFQEAMVEIEGGAGCALYPCGTAAISGALLSFLKHGDHLLMVDTAYEPTRDLCDKLLSRYGIETTYYDPMIGGAINELIQTNTKVIFLESPGSLTMEVQDSPAIVAAARAANQDIVVMLDNTWASPINFSPFDFDIDISIQAATKYIVGHSDVMLGTAVANQRCWDQLRENSYLLGQCTSPDDIYLAMRGMRTLGVRLAQHQKNALEVANWLAQRDDVDHVRHPALASCPGNEFFERDFQGSCGLFSFVMKGGNQAALTALLDGMEHFKMGYSWGGYESLIMGVNGVEKLRTATQWKAEGTLIRVHIGLEDTSDLIADLDAGLARFNAAL; the protein is encoded by the coding sequence ATGAAAAAATCAACCAAAATAGTGAGTGCTGGTCGCGATAAAAAGTGGACTCAAGGCTTAGTGAACCCTCCGGTATCTCGTGGTTCTACTGTTGTATTTAATAGCGTTAAAGAGATGAAACAAGCCACGGCTAAACGTCATGATAAAACCTTGTTTTATGGACGTAGGGGCACCCAAACCCACTTTGCCTTTCAAGAGGCTATGGTGGAAATAGAAGGCGGTGCAGGCTGTGCTTTGTATCCTTGTGGTACGGCTGCAATTAGTGGTGCGCTGTTGTCTTTCTTGAAGCATGGTGACCACCTGCTCATGGTAGATACTGCCTACGAACCAACTCGCGACCTTTGTGACAAATTGCTTAGCCGCTATGGCATAGAAACCACCTATTATGATCCGATGATTGGCGGCGCTATCAACGAGCTAATTCAAACCAATACCAAGGTGATTTTCTTGGAGTCTCCAGGCTCTTTAACCATGGAAGTGCAAGACTCTCCAGCGATTGTGGCTGCAGCTCGAGCGGCAAACCAAGATATCGTGGTGATGTTAGATAATACTTGGGCATCTCCAATTAACTTTAGCCCCTTTGATTTCGACATCGATATTTCTATTCAGGCTGCCACTAAGTACATCGTTGGGCATTCCGATGTAATGTTAGGCACCGCGGTGGCTAATCAACGTTGTTGGGATCAACTGCGCGAAAACTCTTATTTACTGGGTCAGTGCACTTCGCCAGACGATATCTATTTGGCAATGCGCGGAATGCGTACCTTGGGTGTGCGTTTGGCACAGCATCAAAAAAATGCTTTAGAAGTGGCTAATTGGCTAGCGCAGCGTGATGATGTTGATCATGTTCGCCATCCCGCTTTGGCAAGCTGCCCTGGCAATGAGTTTTTTGAACGTGACTTTCAAGGTTCTTGTGGTTTGTTCTCCTTTGTCATGAAAGGTGGCAATCAAGCGGCATTAACCGCGCTATTAGATGGAATGGAACATTTTAAGATGGGCTATTCTTGGGGCGGTTATGAAAGCTTGATCATGGGAGTGAATGGAGTAGAGAAGCTACGCACTGCAACTCAATGGAAGGCCGAAGGTACCTTGATTCGTGTTCATATTGGCCTTGAAGATACCAGCGATTTAATCGCCGATTTAGACGCTGGCCTTGCGCGATTTAACGCTGCCTTATAG
- the leuB gene encoding 3-isopropylmalate dehydrogenase codes for MKTYKIALLAGDGIGPEVMKQAVKVLKAVEARNPEVAFELNEALFGAVAYFETGKSFPAETIAICDEADAILKGTIGLNHEDSKKIPVDEQPERGALLPLRRRYNTYANFRPVYLPQELAHFSPLKPEVIGDGIDLMIIRELVGGLYFGEKEVGKDDNGKRYVREVLEYDEDQIRDILKVGFETAQRRKKVMHNIHKSNVLKSSVLWNEILEEVAVDYPDVEVKHILVDAAATYLCLNPGQFDVMVMENMFGDILSDQGGGILGSLGLMPSACVGPEKSYYEPSHGSAPDIAGKNIANPYSMIGSVALMLEMSFGMEQEAKNLWHAMKSVFANGYGTPDLAKGEDAKLIDTDAFGDMVVDELNKAPRA; via the coding sequence ATGAAGACCTATAAGATCGCCTTATTGGCCGGCGACGGCATCGGCCCAGAAGTAATGAAGCAAGCGGTCAAAGTACTTAAAGCGGTTGAAGCGCGTAACCCTGAAGTAGCATTTGAATTAAACGAAGCACTATTTGGTGCAGTTGCCTACTTCGAAACGGGTAAATCTTTCCCCGCTGAAACCATCGCTATTTGTGATGAAGCAGACGCAATCTTAAAAGGCACAATTGGCCTTAACCATGAAGATTCTAAAAAAATCCCAGTAGACGAGCAACCAGAGCGTGGCGCGCTACTTCCGTTACGTCGTCGTTACAATACCTACGCTAACTTCCGCCCAGTATACTTACCTCAAGAACTCGCTCACTTCTCGCCACTTAAGCCTGAAGTCATTGGTGACGGCATTGACCTGATGATTATCCGCGAGCTAGTGGGTGGTTTGTACTTTGGTGAGAAAGAAGTAGGCAAAGACGACAATGGCAAGCGTTATGTTCGTGAAGTACTCGAGTACGATGAAGATCAAATTCGCGATATTCTAAAAGTTGGTTTTGAAACTGCTCAACGTCGTAAGAAAGTCATGCATAACATCCACAAGAGTAACGTACTAAAATCAAGCGTACTGTGGAACGAGATTCTTGAAGAAGTAGCAGTAGACTACCCAGACGTAGAAGTTAAGCACATCTTGGTTGATGCAGCGGCTACTTACTTATGTTTAAACCCTGGCCAGTTTGATGTAATGGTGATGGAAAACATGTTTGGTGACATTCTAAGTGACCAAGGCGGCGGTATTCTAGGTTCATTAGGCCTAATGCCTTCTGCATGTGTTGGTCCAGAAAAATCTTACTACGAGCCTTCTCACGGCAGTGCTCCAGATATCGCGGGCAAAAATATTGCTAACCCATACTCAATGATAGGCTCTGTAGCATTAATGCTAGAAATGAGCTTTGGCATGGAGCAAGAAGCGAAGAACCTATGGCACGCAATGAAGTCGGTGTTTGCTAATGGTTACGGTACGCCAGACCTAGCCAAAGGTGAAGATGCAAAACTTATCGATACCGACGCCTTTGGCGACATGGTAGTTGATGAGTTGAATAAAGCACCGCGTGCTTAA
- a CDS encoding TyrR/PhhR family helix-turn-helix DNA-binding protein, which produces MRIELNCQQNTEVFSAVLGVLVKHGLALQAMQSVDTGHLFLHLTELELPLTQQLLSEFRCLNGVSDARIVSALPSEVEHKEVQILLDNVPYPVVLIDKSGEIRQFNQAFEQSCGDTPHPLTNSDISKFLRGFSVQRWFGSGSGKRELVEIQLSGRVYMADIIPLSETALFSHLPGAIMLFKSAHWLESSFDLSQIELGISEGRLVATSDETSNVLNSLKRLVEHPMPSLLFGEAGVGKRFLARLLNELSMGSDERFHVVSCHNQEYSLSEQLAEIAAEQPNTVLLSNIEKLKSSEVEDAVSSLSAPQLGIKHLLFSSRYTPEQLAALWGGDCYYSLIKNSINVPPLRQRKEDIVPLAQSWLDFQYAKHQEVPPPLSREVKRYLSSLSWPGNIPQLYQVLQDSLDIGSMKKWQVSDIKYHHEKVVDNVSIESLLQQDYHSAMGEFEHLLLSYHYPQHPSSRLLAKKLGLSHTAIANKLREHNIRNKTDLDN; this is translated from the coding sequence ATGCGCATAGAGTTAAACTGCCAACAAAACACCGAAGTTTTTAGCGCGGTTCTCGGCGTTTTAGTTAAACATGGTCTAGCGCTACAGGCTATGCAGAGTGTCGACACTGGGCACTTGTTTCTTCATCTTACCGAATTAGAGCTTCCTCTTACACAGCAACTGCTTAGCGAATTTCGATGCTTAAATGGCGTATCCGATGCGCGTATCGTGTCGGCACTGCCTTCAGAAGTTGAGCACAAAGAAGTTCAAATTTTGCTGGATAACGTGCCTTACCCCGTGGTGTTAATTGATAAGTCTGGAGAAATTCGCCAGTTTAATCAGGCCTTCGAGCAATCTTGTGGTGATACACCACACCCGCTTACCAATAGCGACATAAGTAAGTTTTTACGTGGATTTAGTGTGCAGCGCTGGTTTGGTAGCGGCTCGGGTAAACGGGAACTCGTTGAAATTCAACTCAGCGGCCGAGTCTACATGGCCGACATTATCCCTCTTTCAGAAACCGCACTGTTCTCGCACCTACCAGGCGCAATCATGCTGTTTAAATCGGCGCATTGGTTAGAGTCGAGCTTCGATTTATCACAGATTGAGCTGGGCATTAGCGAAGGGCGTTTAGTTGCCACCAGTGATGAAACCAGCAATGTACTTAACAGCTTAAAACGTTTAGTTGAGCACCCTATGCCTAGCTTGTTGTTTGGAGAGGCGGGAGTTGGTAAGCGCTTTTTAGCACGTTTGTTAAACGAGCTTTCTATGGGCAGTGACGAACGCTTTCACGTAGTAAGTTGCCATAACCAAGAATATAGCTTGTCTGAGCAACTAGCCGAAATTGCCGCCGAACAACCTAATACGGTATTGCTAAGTAATATTGAAAAACTAAAAAGCAGTGAAGTTGAAGATGCGGTTAGCTCGTTAAGCGCCCCTCAACTTGGCATTAAACACCTGTTGTTTTCTAGCAGGTACACACCAGAGCAGTTGGCAGCTTTGTGGGGCGGAGACTGCTACTATTCTTTGATTAAAAATAGCATTAATGTACCGCCACTTCGTCAACGTAAAGAAGACATTGTGCCTTTGGCGCAGTCTTGGTTAGATTTTCAATATGCCAAGCATCAAGAAGTGCCGCCGCCTTTGAGCAGAGAAGTAAAACGCTATTTAAGCTCTTTAAGTTGGCCTGGCAATATTCCTCAACTTTACCAAGTACTGCAGGACTCTTTAGATATCGGCAGTATGAAAAAGTGGCAGGTGAGCGACATTAAATACCATCATGAAAAAGTGGTGGATAATGTCAGTATCGAGAGCTTGCTGCAGCAAGACTATCACTCGGCGATGGGCGAGTTTGAACACCTCTTGCTCAGCTATCATTATCCTCAACACCCTAGCTCACGCTTACTGGCGAAAAAGTTAGGTTTGTCTCACACAGCAATTGCCAATAAGTTACGTGAGCACAATATTCGTAACAAAACAGATTTAGATAACTAA
- the pspC gene encoding envelope stress response membrane protein PspC, whose product MFDKPLYRDPQKGKIAGVCAGLAHSLGAETWLIRIIAVTLAITNLGLFFIIYGAAWLFMDKRPSNLKGDDGVTIKSKVWQRGETPSQAVNELEHQFDDFEQRLRKVEKVVTARDFELHSQFKNL is encoded by the coding sequence ATGTTTGATAAACCACTATATCGCGACCCACAAAAAGGAAAAATTGCTGGGGTGTGTGCTGGTTTAGCACATAGCCTTGGCGCCGAAACATGGTTAATTCGAATCATTGCTGTAACTTTGGCAATTACCAACCTAGGTTTGTTTTTTATCATTTACGGCGCTGCCTGGTTATTTATGGATAAGCGGCCAAGCAACTTAAAGGGGGACGACGGCGTAACTATTAAGTCAAAAGTATGGCAACGTGGTGAAACTCCTAGCCAAGCGGTAAACGAGCTAGAGCATCAATTTGATGATTTTGAACAGCGCTTGCGTAAAGTAGAAAAAGTAGTGACAGCACGCGATTTTGAGCTTCACAGTCAGTTCAAAAACCTTTGA
- the pspB gene encoding envelope stress response membrane protein PspB, with translation MLTVLVTPLILFMAIVAPLWLILHYKSKRQVEHGISEQEREQLNALATRAKDMSARIHALENILDESVPHWRER, from the coding sequence ATGCTTACCGTATTGGTGACGCCGTTAATTTTGTTTATGGCCATAGTGGCCCCACTGTGGCTTATTTTACATTACAAGAGTAAGCGTCAGGTAGAACATGGAATTAGTGAACAAGAGCGCGAGCAGCTAAATGCTTTAGCTACTCGAGCCAAAGATATGTCAGCGCGCATTCATGCTCTAGAGAATATTTTAGATGAAAGCGTGCCGCATTGGAGGGAGCGCTAA
- the pspA gene encoding phage shock protein PspA: MGMFSRLTDIINSNISTMLDKAEDPQKMLRLIIQEMEDTLVEVRASTAKVLADKKQLIRKIEHLEEQAEDWQAKAELALSREREDLARLALVEKKHLQESIKQQQKELGLVDDSLLQLQQEIEQLELKLSESRNRQAGLLARQTTAKNRHAVRQQLDNERALKTREKFEQFQAKIDQLEARAEVFGKEGDNNPDLNKQFAELSADAEIADELDKLKAKLEQK, translated from the coding sequence ATGGGAATGTTTAGCCGTTTAACAGATATTATTAATTCCAACATCAGCACTATGTTAGATAAAGCCGAAGACCCACAAAAGATGCTACGTCTTATCATTCAAGAAATGGAAGACACCTTGGTGGAAGTGCGCGCTAGTACAGCAAAAGTATTGGCCGACAAAAAACAGCTGATACGTAAAATTGAGCATTTAGAAGAGCAAGCTGAAGATTGGCAGGCTAAAGCTGAACTTGCCTTAAGTCGCGAACGAGAAGATTTAGCGCGCTTGGCATTAGTTGAGAAAAAACACTTACAAGAGTCAATTAAGCAGCAGCAAAAAGAACTAGGCTTAGTGGACGATAGTTTGTTGCAGTTGCAGCAAGAGATTGAGCAGCTAGAACTTAAATTAAGCGAATCAAGAAATCGTCAAGCTGGTTTATTAGCTCGTCAAACCACAGCCAAAAACCGCCATGCAGTAAGGCAGCAGCTAGATAACGAACGCGCCTTAAAAACGCGAGAAAAATTTGAACAGTTTCAAGCTAAGATCGATCAACTTGAAGCGCGCGCAGAAGTATTTGGTAAGGAAGGCGATAACAACCCTGACTTAAACAAGCAATTTGCTGAGTTAAGTGCCGACGCTGAAATTGCCGACGAGCTAGACAAGCTTAAAGCCAAGTTAGAGCAAAAATAG
- the pspF gene encoding phage shock protein operon transcriptional activator, with product MDSPSLLGNAPSFLEVLDKVSLLAPLNRPVLVIGERGTGKELIAERLHFLSERWDKHYLSLNCASLNPNLIESELFGHQAGAYTGASQQRIGRFEQADRGTLFLDELANMPNEVQEKLLRTIEYNKIERLGSNKPIEVDVRLVCATNQDLPELVEQGEFRADLLDRLSFAVITLPPLRHRVDDIQLLAEHFAHKMARELNFPHVPSFSQTVLTQLNNYSWPGNIRELKNVVERAVVESSDNQGMVDAINLDPFASPWRPLKPTNNNEQISLKQSGFNQQVANFEKQLITKTLANNHYKQTASAKALQISYHQLRGLIKKHHINTQG from the coding sequence ATGGATTCCCCAAGCCTATTAGGTAACGCCCCAAGTTTTTTGGAAGTACTAGACAAAGTATCACTGTTGGCCCCGCTAAACCGCCCGGTACTGGTTATAGGTGAACGCGGCACCGGTAAAGAGCTGATTGCTGAACGCTTGCACTTTTTATCAGAGCGCTGGGATAAGCATTATCTCAGCTTAAACTGCGCGAGTTTAAATCCGAACCTGATTGAGTCGGAGCTTTTTGGCCACCAGGCAGGAGCATATACAGGCGCCTCGCAACAGCGGATTGGGCGATTTGAGCAAGCCGATAGAGGCACCTTGTTTTTAGATGAACTCGCCAACATGCCAAATGAAGTGCAAGAGAAGCTATTACGCACCATTGAATACAACAAAATTGAACGCCTAGGCAGCAACAAGCCGATTGAAGTAGACGTAAGACTCGTGTGCGCCACCAACCAAGACTTACCCGAGCTAGTGGAACAAGGAGAATTTAGGGCTGACTTGCTAGATAGATTATCCTTTGCGGTGATTACCCTGCCGCCCTTGCGCCATCGCGTTGATGATATTCAGCTATTGGCGGAGCATTTTGCTCACAAAATGGCAAGAGAGCTAAATTTCCCCCATGTTCCCAGTTTTAGCCAAACAGTGTTAACCCAGCTAAACAACTATTCTTGGCCGGGCAATATTCGAGAGCTCAAAAACGTGGTGGAACGAGCGGTAGTAGAAAGCAGCGATAATCAGGGAATGGTGGATGCTATTAATCTCGATCCTTTTGCTTCCCCGTGGCGGCCACTAAAACCAACTAATAACAACGAACAAATAAGCCTGAAACAAAGCGGTTTTAATCAACAAGTGGCTAACTTTGAGAAGCAATTGATCACTAAGACCTTAGCAAATAATCATTACAAACAAACCGCCAGCGCTAAAGCCCTGCAGATCAGCTACCATCAACTAAGGGGTTTGATCAAAAAACATCACATTAATACTCAAGGCTAA
- a CDS encoding ABC transporter substrate-binding protein, whose product MNAFSIGTVMCLAFLLLGCDQQKDVKKLGLVYCTETAPHTFNPQLESSINAIAVTSRHLYDRLVEVDPITQQLVGGVANNWQVSEDGLRYRFDLRQGIHFHKTDYFSPSRNLNADDVILSFERILDTEHPLYILANGDYPFFNNIGFGSNIRKLTKLSESAVEFELKRPDAAFLANLASDYAVILSAEYADKLSQSNQLGQLDQLPIGSGPFYYVNQRKDHFIRYYRHWLHWRGAPPMQQLVFDITPTSSIRLAKLLTGQCDIMAQPAANQLEVLKAREELLVSVQAGLNVSYLAFNTQKPPFADVRIRRNVAGLVNKQRIVDSVYLSTADIAEGVLSPSSWAYRHQSRSPEQDHLVYPYIEKAKQDPIELWVLNEAKSYNPQPRKTAELIRNDLVNGGYQVNVRLLDWQVLRRYLRAPEVNYDLLLVGWSTDNSDPDDFFRQQFSCDAVEQGYNFSRWCNGHFEQLLNAATASTRLADRVRNYYKIQKIIEQDVPILPLTHALKMYSYNDSVHGITWNPYGGVSFNNAYRK is encoded by the coding sequence ATGAATGCATTCTCAATTGGCACAGTGATGTGTCTAGCTTTTTTGCTACTTGGCTGCGACCAGCAAAAAGATGTAAAAAAGCTTGGTTTAGTCTATTGCACCGAAACTGCGCCACATACGTTTAACCCGCAACTTGAAAGCTCAATCAATGCGATTGCGGTGACATCGCGACACCTATACGACCGCTTAGTTGAAGTTGATCCCATTACTCAGCAATTGGTTGGTGGGGTAGCGAATAACTGGCAAGTGAGTGAAGACGGTTTGCGCTATCGTTTCGACTTACGCCAAGGTATTCATTTCCATAAAACCGATTACTTTAGCCCATCGCGCAATCTAAATGCCGATGATGTGATATTGAGTTTCGAACGCATTTTAGACACCGAACATCCACTATACATACTGGCCAACGGCGATTATCCCTTTTTCAATAACATTGGCTTTGGCAGCAATATTCGTAAGCTCACCAAGCTCTCAGAAAGTGCGGTTGAATTTGAGTTAAAGCGACCCGATGCGGCGTTTTTAGCAAATCTTGCCAGCGATTACGCGGTGATTTTGTCAGCTGAGTATGCCGACAAGCTCAGTCAATCAAACCAACTGGGACAACTTGACCAATTACCTATTGGCAGCGGGCCGTTTTATTACGTTAACCAGCGTAAAGATCACTTTATTCGATACTACCGCCATTGGTTACACTGGCGTGGTGCGCCGCCGATGCAACAGTTGGTATTTGATATAACCCCAACCTCGTCGATTCGCTTAGCCAAATTACTCACGGGGCAATGCGATATTATGGCGCAGCCAGCAGCCAATCAGCTAGAAGTGCTTAAAGCGCGCGAAGAGTTGTTAGTGTCGGTGCAGGCTGGACTAAATGTGTCTTACTTGGCATTTAATACCCAAAAACCTCCTTTTGCCGACGTACGAATTCGCCGCAACGTAGCCGGATTAGTAAACAAACAACGCATAGTTGACTCAGTCTATTTGTCGACAGCCGACATTGCAGAGGGTGTGCTATCTCCTTCATCTTGGGCTTATCGACACCAATCTCGCTCTCCTGAGCAAGATCACCTAGTTTACCCTTATATAGAAAAGGCCAAACAAGATCCGATTGAGTTATGGGTGCTGAACGAAGCCAAAAGCTACAATCCCCAACCACGCAAAACTGCCGAGTTAATACGCAACGACTTGGTCAACGGTGGCTATCAAGTGAATGTGCGTTTACTTGATTGGCAAGTTTTGCGTCGCTATCTAAGAGCGCCAGAAGTAAACTACGACTTATTGTTAGTGGGTTGGTCTACCGATAACAGCGACCCCGATGACTTCTTTAGGCAGCAGTTTTCTTGTGACGCAGTAGAGCAAGGGTATAACTTTAGCCGCTGGTGTAATGGTCACTTTGAACAGCTACTCAACGCAGCAACAGCTTCTACACGCCTTGCTGACCGAGTAAGAAACTATTACAAAATTCAAAAAATAATCGAACAAGATGTGCCTATTTTACCCTTAACACACGCATTAAAAATGTATTCGTATAACGACAGCGTTCACGGTATTACTTGGAACCCATATGGAGGCGTTTCGTTTAACAACGCCTATAGGAAGTAA
- a CDS encoding ABC transporter permease, which translates to MLRYFIRRINLLVITFLIINLIAFIFQQNQNLFVKTDDFWFKQYALFVFQNINGDLGVSSISGKPVFDELVSFLPATLELCFAAFLLSFIIGIPLGTLAGIYHQHWIRNLILSVTMVGYSIPVFWLALLLVMNSSLMLGWFPVSGRYDLLLEIPQVTGFGIVDVMWLEPQARWPALMSILSHLALPTLVLAVVPTTEVIRQLSNSMAKVMSENYIKAAATKGLSKWQIVTRHALHNALPPILPSLGLQFGNVLTMAMVLEVVFAWPGIGRWLISSIYQQDYIAIQGGMLAVATLVIITFVLTDLFTALIHPLRRREVYAQH; encoded by the coding sequence ATGCTCCGATACTTTATTCGACGTATTAACCTATTGGTGATTACTTTTTTAATCATCAACTTGATTGCGTTTATTTTTCAGCAGAATCAGAACCTGTTTGTTAAAACCGATGATTTTTGGTTTAAACAATATGCGTTATTTGTTTTTCAGAATATTAATGGCGATTTGGGTGTATCCAGCATTAGCGGCAAGCCGGTGTTTGATGAATTGGTGAGCTTTCTCCCCGCCACCTTAGAGCTTTGCTTTGCTGCTTTTTTGCTGTCGTTTATTATAGGGATCCCGCTGGGTACCTTGGCCGGCATTTATCATCAGCACTGGATTAGAAACCTCATTCTAAGTGTGACGATGGTAGGTTACAGCATTCCGGTGTTTTGGCTTGCACTGCTCTTGGTTATGAACTCCTCCTTAATGCTGGGTTGGTTCCCCGTATCAGGTCGCTATGACTTGCTGCTGGAAATTCCTCAAGTAACAGGTTTTGGCATTGTTGACGTGATGTGGTTAGAGCCTCAAGCCCGCTGGCCAGCGCTAATGAGTATATTAAGTCACCTAGCCTTGCCAACCCTAGTATTGGCTGTGGTGCCCACTACAGAAGTTATTCGCCAGCTATCAAACTCTATGGCCAAAGTAATGAGCGAGAACTACATTAAAGCCGCCGCTACAAAGGGTTTGTCAAAGTGGCAAATTGTCACTCGGCATGCCTTACACAACGCATTGCCCCCTATTCTACCCAGCTTGGGTTTACAATTTGGTAACGTATTAACCATGGCGATGGTGCTAGAGGTGGTATTTGCCTGGCCAGGCATTGGCCGTTGGTTAATATCAAGCATCTATCAGCAAGATTACATCGCCATTCAAGGCGGCATGTTAGCTGTAGCGACCCTAGTGATTATCACTTTTGTATTAACCGATTTGTTTACCGCACTCATTCATCCACTGCGTCGAAGAGAAGTTTATGCTCAGCACTAA
- a CDS encoding ABC transporter permease subunit, with amino-acid sequence MLSTNVFSETTISSALQQVLIRFRDNTVAMIGFWVLLGFLVLALFGPLIAPYPLEFQGDNLLQPPSWNQQGHVDNFLGTDDLGRDLLSRLIYGCQLTFGGGFIVVTLAAFIGIPIGIFSGMSRGIKSSVLHHVMDTALSIPSLLIAIMVVSFLGTGLENTLIAIALAQIPQFIRFTYIAVSSEIQKEYITAIRLDGATNYRILKNGVLPNIADSIVFQISRSFSSSLIDITALGFIGIGAQAPLPEWGAMLGGSKDLLFSAPWTVTLPGFVIMTSILSVNMVGEGLRQAMIQGVD; translated from the coding sequence ATGCTCAGCACTAATGTATTTTCTGAAACGACGATTTCCAGTGCCTTGCAGCAGGTACTGATTCGTTTTAGGGACAACACTGTTGCGATGATTGGTTTTTGGGTGCTACTCGGCTTTTTAGTGCTTGCATTGTTTGGCCCGCTCATTGCGCCCTACCCGCTAGAGTTTCAAGGCGACAACTTATTGCAGCCTCCCTCTTGGAATCAGCAAGGCCATGTAGATAATTTTTTAGGCACTGATGACTTAGGCAGAGATCTACTCAGCCGTTTAATTTACGGTTGCCAACTAACCTTTGGCGGCGGCTTTATTGTAGTCACGCTTGCCGCTTTCATTGGCATTCCCATCGGCATTTTTTCTGGCATGAGCCGTGGCATTAAATCCAGCGTTCTCCACCATGTGATGGATACCGCCTTGTCGATCCCTTCTCTGCTCATTGCCATTATGGTGGTGTCTTTTCTCGGAACCGGCTTAGAAAATACCCTGATTGCGATTGCCCTAGCGCAGATCCCGCAATTTATTCGTTTTACATATATTGCCGTTTCAAGCGAAATTCAAAAAGAGTACATTACAGCGATTCGCCTAGATGGTGCTACTAACTACCGTATCCTGAAAAACGGCGTGCTCCCCAATATCGCCGACTCAATCGTATTTCAAATTAGTCGCAGTTTTTCTTCATCGCTTATCGATATTACCGCCCTAGGTTTTATTGGCATTGGTGCGCAAGCGCCACTGCCAGAATGGGGCGCCATGTTAGGTGGAAGTAAAGATTTACTCTTTTCTGCGCCTTGGACAGTAACCCTGCCAGGCTTTGTCATAATGACCAGTATTCTTAGTGTGAATATGGTGGGCGAAGGTTTACGCCAAGCGATGATTCAAGGAGTCGACTAA